The genomic stretch GGAACGTGCCAATCAGATTTGTCTGGATCACTCGGGCCCAGTCGGCGGGATCCTGCATGGCCATCAGAGCATCTAGCCGGATTCCGCTGTTGTTGACCAGAACGTCCACCGGACCAAGCGTCTGCTCCACCTGCGCAACCAGGGCCGTTGCCTGATCCCACTCTGCGATGTCACCGCCCACGACGCTGGAAGGATGATTCAGCATGGCGGCAGTCTCGTTGGCGGCGTCGAGAGAAGAGTTGTAATGAACTGCAACTGAGCAGCCACGCCGATCCAGTTCTACGGCCAAGGCGCGTCCGAAACCACCTGAGGCACCCGTCACAAGTGCGATTGGGACATCTGGGCGATGTCCGCGGCGCCGAGGCGCGTTACTGTCTCTGCTAGTGCTCATGCCATGGCCGTTTCTTGCTGGCCAGCTTCCTTCGCGCCGGCATCAACGGATCCACCCCATCGAAGCAACATGGACCCCCAAGTCATTCCGGCACCGAAACCAGCAAGCAGTACGAGGTCTCCTTCATGAATGCGTCCTTCTGTCAGCGCTTCAGTGAGAGCAATGGGGATGGAAGCTGCAGCCGTGTTTCCGTAGCGCTCCAGGTTTGTGAAGACTTTCGAGCGATCCAATCCTGAATGTGTGGCGATAGAATTCACGATCCGGATATTGGCCTGGTGGGGGATCATCAGGTCAACATCGGAGACGTCCACTCCGGCCTGAGCGAGCGTCTTGCGAAGGGTCGCCACGGTCAGACGTACAGCATTGAGATAGATCTCGTTGCCGTTGATCTTGGCATAGTGCAGTCCCTTTTCTACTGTTTCGACGCTGGCCGGTAGGCGACTTCCTCCGGCTTCCACCTTGAGGCTCCCGGTCCAGCGCCCTTCAGCGCCGAGATCCCAGCCCAGTATCCATTCGGAATCGTTTGGTTCGAGCAGCAGCGCACCCGCACCGTCCCCCACAAGAATTCCGAGGTCCCGATCATTCGGATCTGCTGTCAACGAATGCGTGTCGGAGCCGATCACCAGTATCGGACGCGGGTCAATTCGAATGAGGGCTGCCGCGGTCACGAGAGCGTACATGAAACCAGCGCACTCAGCGTTTACGTCGTGAGCGCTACCCCTGATCCCCAACTCGTGTTGGACAAAAGCTGACGTAGCCGGGGAGGGCTGCTCGGGAGTGGCCGTTGCTACGAAGAGGTGTGCGACCTCCTCGGGCGCGCAGCCCGCACGCT from Arachnia propionica encodes the following:
- a CDS encoding SDR family NAD(P)-dependent oxidoreductase, producing MSTSRDSNAPRRRGHRPDVPIALVTGASGGFGRALAVELDRRGCSVAVHYNSSLDAANETAAMLNHPSSVVGGDIAEWDQATALVAQVEQTLGPVDVLVNNSGIRLDALMAMQDPADWARVIQTNLIGTFHMSRAVVPGMLARRWGRIVNIVSPSGFIATSGQTAYSASKAGVMGLTRTLAAECAKRGVTVNALSPGFMITGMTENLQDSAKEAIRSKCPMQRFGTAEEIARAIGVFLEVDYMTGQVISVDGGVTVV
- a CDS encoding ketoacyl-ACP synthase III translates to MSITGWGMSVPERTIHSAELAAGFGLDEEWITSRCGIRERRWVSPGQTTASLAVEAGRRALERAGCAPEEVAHLFVATATPEQPSPATSAFVQHELGIRGSAHDVNAECAGFMYALVTAAALIRIDPRPILVIGSDTHSLTADPNDRDLGILVGDGAGALLLEPNDSEWILGWDLGAEGRWTGSLKVEAGGSRLPASVETVEKGLHYAKINGNEIYLNAVRLTVATLRKTLAQAGVDVSDVDLMIPHQANIRIVNSIATHSGLDRSKVFTNLERYGNTAAASIPIALTEALTEGRIHEGDLVLLAGFGAGMTWGSMLLRWGGSVDAGAKEAGQQETAMA